From the genome of Streptomyces xanthophaeus:
GCAGGCGGAGAGCGACCTCGAGATCATGTTCATTGACAGCCTCCAGGACTGGGCCAGACTGTCCGAGTCTCAGGCCGCAGCCGACGCGTACACGACCTCGGCCGGTACGTACGCCCTGGATCTGCGGCTGACTGCGGCCGACGGCACCACCGTGAGCTGGCGCGTCTCACAGCAGCGCGCACTGGATGGCACCCGGCCCGACATACTCCTGGAACGCCTCGATGCGCCCAGCCCGCGTGTTGCCGTGTACCTGGATGGCTTTGCGTACCACGCGACCCCGGCACACAACCGCCTCGCCGACGACGCAGCCAAGCGGACCGGACTGCGCAGCGAAGGCCTGCGGGTGATCCAGTTGACGTACGACGACGTCAAGGAATGGCGCGAGCGCGTGCGCGACACCGGGTATGCGGGGGCAGGCCCGGTGGACCCGGTCTGGGAACCGTATGGCACGGATGCGCAGAACCGGGCACGTGACTACTACAGCCGGGTGGGTATGGGGCTGCCCGGCGAGCTGTCCGACTCGGTGTGGGTCAATCCGGCCCGACTGCTGCTCGCCTATCTGCGATCGCCGGACGCACTGCGCTGGCAGCGCCGGGCGGAGGCTGCTGCCGCCGGTCTGATCGGGACGGCGGGCGTCCGCGGCGCTGCCTTCGGTTCCGAAACTGTCGGTGTGGGCATCCAGGACGCGCTGCACGACCGAACGGTCACTGGCTCTGCCGGGCCCGTAAGGCTGATCTACGGGCCGGACGCCTCCGGCTGCCGGCTTGTCCTTGCCGCAGACGGGAGGCGAACTCCTCCGGTATGGACGGGGCTTGCGGTACTGGACGACAGTGCGGCGGCCCTGGCCGATACGCAAGTGCATCGCCGGCGCTGGCGGGGCTGGCTGTACTGGAGCAACGTGCTGCAGTTCTTGGAGCACGGCGGCGGCGACAGCGTGCAGCTCACCAGCAGCCTGCTCGACGGCTTCACGACCGACGTGCTCACCGTGACCGGCGGTGAAGGGTGGCTGCCCTCAACCCGGATCGGGATCCCGGTAGCGGAGCCTGCCTTGGCCGTCACCTCCACGGCACCTGTCGAGGAGGTCGGCAGCGTCCAGGACGGCGAAAGGACAGCCGCCCCAGCCGAGTCGCCCGTGACGCCGGCATCGGGAAGAGATCCGGCATGGGACCAGGTGCTGGAGTACCTGGATCCGGACGAGGTCGGCCTCGTGGACCTCTCCCGGGCACTCTCCGATGCGGGTGTGCCCGCCCCCCAGGACGGTTACGAACTGGACGAGCGGGGTTGGCAGGCAGAACTGGCCTGGCCTACCGTCCGCATCGGAGTGGTCCTGGCCCCCCGCACAGGAGGCCCGGAAACAACCGAGGAGCCGGACTATGAGTCCGCCGACCGGGACGAGGCATTCGCGGCAGCCGGCTGGGACGCACGCACTGCCACTGCCTGGGACGCTGCCGAGCTGATCGCCCGGTTGACCGGGAAGACCCAGAATCACAACAGCACCAACAACGGGGAGCACAGGCAATGAACACCTCGGGCGTGACGCTGCGCCTGCTCGACAAGGCCGACAAGGAGATCCTCAAGCTCCCCCGCACGGTCAAGGGCGCCTTCTTCGACTTCCAGCACAAGTTCAAAGCCAATCCGCACACGACCGGGCTCAAGCTCCAGCAGCTCAAGGGCGACAGCAGGTTGTGGTCGGCGCGTGTCAGCGACGACTACCGTGCCCTGCTGCTCAGACTGGCTGATGACGACTGGCTGATCGTCTCCGTCAAGCACCGCAAGGACGTTTACGACCGGCTGTCCTACGCCGTCAACCAGGTGACCGGCGGCATCGAGTACGTCGATCTGGAGGTGGTGGAGGAGAGCGTCCTTCGCCGCCTCCCCGCACCGCCTTCGGCCCCTGCCGCTGCCCCTGAACCGGTCAAACCTCAAGAACTCTTCGCCGACTGGTCCGACACCCAGCTGTCGGATCTCGGCGTAGCCGAGCCATTGCTACCGGTCATCCGGACTCTCACCACCGAAGACCAGCTCCTCGGATTGATCGAGTACGCCCCCCAGCTCACAGGTGAGGTGCTGCTCGCACTCTTCGACGGCAAGTCGTTCGACGACGTGCTCGACCAGGTGACGACCCCCGTCGCCGCCGCCGAGCCAGTCGATCCGGAGGACTTCCAGGCTGCCGCCGAGCGCCCGGCCACGGTGGTGACCACGTCCGACGAGACCCTGCGAGAGGCGCTGGAGGGCGGCGACTTCGGCCGTTGGAAGGTCTTCCTCCACCCCACGCAGGCCAAACTCGTGGAACGTCGCTACTCGGGCCCCGCCCGGGTAGGGGGCGGCCCGGGCACCGGCAAGACGATTGTCGCCCTGCACCGGGTGCGTCATCTCGTACGACAGCTGCCGCCCGGCCGTGACAAGCCGGTCCTCCTGACCACGTACAACAAGAACCTCGCCGCAGATCTCCGTTCTCGTCTTCTGGAACTGGGCGGCGAGGAGCTCGTGGCCCGAGTCGACGTGAGCCATGTCGACCAGCTGGCGCTGCGTATCGTGCGAGAAGCCGAACCCGGCAGCGGCAAGCAGGCGATAGACGACAGCCAGGCCGTGCGCGAATGGCGTGCGCTCCTGGACGAGCTGGGCGAGGAGGGCTGGGACCCCGAGTTCCTGCACGACGAATGGACCCAGGTGATCCTCGGCCAAGCAGTCGCCACACGGACCGACTACTTCCGTGCGCGTCGCGCCGGGCGCGGCCGGAACATCACCCGCGGCGAGCGCGCCGAGATCTGGCAACTCGCCGACCGCTTCACCCAGCGCCTCGACCGCCTCGGACGGCAGACCTGGGATCAGGTGGCCGAGCGCGCCGCGCGCCTGGAAATCGGGCGCGAGCAGCGCATCCTCTCGATCGCGCGTCAGCGGGAGGAGGCGGGAGGGCTTGACAACATCCATCTCCAGGACGGTTCAGGGGGCTGGCTGCGCTACCGGTACCGGCACATCATTGTGGACGAGGCACAGGATCTGCGCCCTGCGCACTGGAAGATGCTGCGTGCCATGGCTCCTCGCCAGGCCGACGATTTGTTCCTCGTCGGCGACACCCATCAGCGCATCTACAAGAACCAAGTGACACTCGGCAGCCTCGGTATCAACATCAGGGGCCGTTCCTCGAAACTGAGCCTGAGCTACCGCACGACCCGGCAGATCCTCCGCTCGGCCCTCGACGTACTGGGGGAGACCTCGTACGACGACCTCGACGGCGCCGACGAGACGTTGGCCGGATACCGGTCCGTGCTGAGCGGGCGGGTGCCTGCCGGTCACCCGTTCTCCGACTGGGCGGCGGAACGGGAAGGCATCGCGACTCTCATCAAGCAGTGGGACGAGGACCCGGAGTCGAGGATCCCCCACGAGCAGATCGCGATCTGCGTGCCGACGAACCAGATGGCGACCGAAGTCGCATACACGCTGAGTCTGCGCGGAATCCGCCCCGTGGAGATTCGCTCCGACGGCCCGAACGGGAGTGAGGGCGTACACATCGGCACCATGTTCAGATTCAAGGGGCTTGAGTACCAGCGTATGATCATCGCCGGCGTTGCCGATGGTCTGGTGCCGCGTGAAACTGTCAGTCGCCTTCGTACTACCGATCCGGTGCGCTACCGCCATGAGATGCAGCGCGCCCGTTCCCTGTTGTTCGTCGCGGCAACACGCGCGCGGGACAGCATGGACGTGTTCTGGCACGGAACGCCCAGTCCCTTCCTCGGCCCGGCGTTGACAAGCAGCTGCTAGCGAGACTCGAAGCAGGAAGGGCAGAGCAGCGGGCACCCGGCCGGCCCTGATCCGCACAGGACGCGCGCCTCGTCGGCGCAGGTTGCCATGGGAGCGGGCGCCTCGGTCCGCGGTGGCGGATTGGGGCCCGCTCCAGCTTCCACACTGGGCATAGAGGTACCGAAGAGCCCTGTCATGGCCCGGCCCGGCAGCTCGCGCAAGGGCGGGAATACGGCCCCCATACTCAATAGGCCCATGACGGCCATCATGTCCGTGGCTGTTCCACCGCTCGGAAACACGGCCGCACCTGTGCAGAGGGCCGCAGCGGCCACGAGCCAAACCATTCTGCGCAGCATGCGGTACCCACCGCGGGTCCGCCGGTGTGAGCTCTGCATCGTCCGGTGCAGGTGCGTCAGCCAGCAGGTGCGCGCTCACGACGACAAGCCTGTTGCGCTGGTCTCGGCCACTACAACTGTGTTGCAGGGCATTGGAGACCAGCCGGGCCATGCCGGCGTCGCTTGTGGGACGGACTATCCGGATCACAGGGCTGAGGAGGAGCCCTGTTCCTGCTGACTGGTGATGTCGTCAACGTCGAGGACGGGGCTGCCAGTTGCTTGAGGCAGAGCTAGACCGCTGTGGAAGGGCTCACCCCTCGCCTCCCGATTGGCGGTGTGGGCTCGACCGTTCAGAGTCGGACAGCGATAAGGCTGGCGAGCGTCAAGCAGCAGGTCAGGCAGCCCCTGCTGTGGCCGTCTGCTTCGACCTGTTGTTTGTCCGGAAACAGGTCGAAGCAGACTTCGAAACCGAGAAACCGCAGGTCAGGCGCCCTTGTTGAGCGGCTCCAGGATTGCCACGCACTCCACGTGGTGGGTCATCGGGAAGAGGTCGAAGACGCGCAGGGTGCGGACCTTGTAGCCGTTTTCCTTGAAGTAGCCCAGGTCGCGTGCCAGGGCCGCCGGGTCGCAGGCCACGTAGGCGATGCGGCGGGCCGAGAGGCCCGTGATGTGGCGGACCGTCTGCTTGCCGGCGCCCGCGCGCGGGGGGTCCAGGACGACCAGGTCGCATTCCGTGATCCCGGTCTTCGGGAGGATCTGCTCGACCTTGCCCTGCTCGATGCGGACCCGCGGGAAGTCCGCCAGGTTGTGGCGGGCGTCCTCCACCGCGCGCTTCGTCGACTCGATGCCGAGGACGGCTCCGGTCTCGCCGAGGCGTTCCGCGAGGGCTCCCGCGAAGATGCCGACGCCGCAGTAGAGGTCGAGGGCCATCTCGCCCTTGCGCGGCATCAGGCCCTGCATGACGGCCTTGATCAGGGTGTCCGCGGCCTGCGGGTGGACCTGCCAGAAGCCGCCCATGCCCACGCGGTACGTACGGCCGTCCGCGCGCTCCCGTACGAAGGGGCGGCCGTGGACGCGGTGGACGCCGCCGTCCTTCTCCTCCACGCGCAGGACGGAGACCGGCTTGTCCAGCTCGACGAGGGGGAGGCGGCCGCCGGGGCGGGGGGTCAGGACGACCTGGCGGTCCTGGGAGCCGGTCGCCGCGATCGCCTCGACCGTGGCCATCTGCGGCCAGTCCTGCTTCTCGATGCCCAGTTCGCTGACGCCCGGCGCCGCGATCATGCAGTGGTCGATCGCCTCGATCTCGTGCGAGCGGTGGCGGCGCAGGCCGACGGTGCCGTCGTCGTCGATGGCGAACTGCACGCGGGTGCGCCACTGCGGCACCTGCCCGGCCGGCAGCTTGTCGCCCTCGGCCGGCATCACGGTGCCGTCCCAGCCGGCCTCCTCCGGGGTGAGCCCCGCGAGCCGCTTCAGCTGCTCGGCGACGACCTCGCCCTTGAGGCGGCGCTGGGCGCCGGGCTTGGCGTGCTGCCAGTCGCAGCCGCCGCACTTGCCGGGGCCGGCGTACGGGCAGGGGGCTTCCACGCGGTCCTTGGAGGCGTCGAGCACGGTGATCGCGTCGGCGCGCAGGTAGCGGGAGTCCACGTCGCCCTCGGTGACCTTGGCGACGACCTTCTCGCCGGGCAGGGTGTGACGGACGAACAGCACACGGCCGTCCTCGGTCCGGGCGATGCAGTGCCCGCCGTGCGCCACGGGGCCGACCTCGACCTCGTACTCCTCCCCGACCAGTGACTGCTTCTCGTTCTGCTCGGGGCTCGTCATGGTGGGGAGACTCCAAAAACTGAAACAACGGAAAACGGCCGGACGACCGACCCACCAGTTTACGTGGATCTCGTCCGGCCGTTCACCAACCTGCTCAGCCCTTCGCCGTGGGCTCCTTCGGCGGCGAGGACCTGACGGGGCTGTCCACGGGGCCGCGGCGCACCGCACCCGGGGCGTTCCAGTCCTGGCGCTTCTTGGCCCGCCGCTTGGCGAGTTCCGAGGACTCCAGCTGGTAGGGCACCGAGGTGACCATCACACCGGGGGTGAAGAGCAGCCGGCCCTTGAGGCGCAGCGCGCTCTGGTTGTGCAGCAGGTGTTCGTACCAGCGGCCGACGACGTACTCGGGGATGTAGACGCTGACCGCGTCGCGCGGGTTCTCGCTGCGCAGGCCCTTGACGTACTCGACCACCGGGCGGGTGATCTCCCGGTACGGCGAGTCGAGGATCTTGAGCGGGACGTTGATCCCGCGCCGGTCCCATTCCTCGCGCAGCGCCTTGGTCTCGGCCGGGTCCACGCTGATGCTGAGCGCCTCCAGGGTGTCCGAGCGGGTCAGCTTGGCGAACGCCAGGGCGCGCAGCGTGGGCTTGTGGACCTTGGAGACCAGGACGATCGAGTGGACCCGGGAGGGCCGCACACTGTCGTCGCTGGGGCCCTCGGCGGCGGCGATCTCCGCGGAGACGCGGTCGTAGTGCTTCCGGATCGCGCTCATCGTGCCGTAGAAGATCAGCATGCCGAGCAGGGCCACCCACGCACCGTGGGTGAACTTGGTGGCGAGGACGATGACCAGCACCATGCCGGTGAAGAACGCGCCGAAGGCGTTGATCGCCCGGGAGCGGTGCATCCGACGGCGGGCGGCGGCGTCGCGCTCCGTCTTCAGGTGGCGGTTCCAGTGCCGGACCATGCCGATCTGGCTCAGCGTGAAGGAGACGAACACGCCGACGATGTAGAGCTGGATCAGCTTGGTCGAGTCCGCGTCGTAGATCCAGACGAGCAGGATGGCCGCGCCGGCGAGGAGCACGATGCCGTTGGAGAAGGCGAGCCGGTCGCCCCGGGTGTGCAGCTGGCGCGGCAGGTAGCGGTCCTGGGCGAGGATCGAGCCGAGCAGCGGGAAGCCGTTGTACGCGGTGTTCGCCGCCAGGAACAGCACCAGCGCGGTGGCCGCGGCCAGCAGGATGAAGAGGAAGCTGCCGTCACCGAAGACGGCCTCGGCCACCTGCGAGATCACCGGGTTCTGGATGTACCCGGGGCCGACCGGGACGCCGTTCGCCAGCAGGTCCTCGGCGGGGTTCTCGGCCATCCTCACGTCGCTGGCCATGGCCAGGCCGATGATCCCGCAGAACATGGTGACCGCCAGGCCGCCCATGTAGGCGAGGGTGGACGCGGCGTTCTTGCTCTTCGGCTTGCGGAAGGCGGGTACGCCGTTGCTGATGGCCTCGACACCGGTCAGGGCCGCACAGCCGGACGAGAAGGCCCTCAGCAGCAGGA
Proteins encoded in this window:
- a CDS encoding UvrD-helicase domain-containing protein, which translates into the protein MNTSGVTLRLLDKADKEILKLPRTVKGAFFDFQHKFKANPHTTGLKLQQLKGDSRLWSARVSDDYRALLLRLADDDWLIVSVKHRKDVYDRLSYAVNQVTGGIEYVDLEVVEESVLRRLPAPPSAPAAAPEPVKPQELFADWSDTQLSDLGVAEPLLPVIRTLTTEDQLLGLIEYAPQLTGEVLLALFDGKSFDDVLDQVTTPVAAAEPVDPEDFQAAAERPATVVTTSDETLREALEGGDFGRWKVFLHPTQAKLVERRYSGPARVGGGPGTGKTIVALHRVRHLVRQLPPGRDKPVLLTTYNKNLAADLRSRLLELGGEELVARVDVSHVDQLALRIVREAEPGSGKQAIDDSQAVREWRALLDELGEEGWDPEFLHDEWTQVILGQAVATRTDYFRARRAGRGRNITRGERAEIWQLADRFTQRLDRLGRQTWDQVAERAARLEIGREQRILSIARQREEAGGLDNIHLQDGSGGWLRYRYRHIIVDEAQDLRPAHWKMLRAMAPRQADDLFLVGDTHQRIYKNQVTLGSLGINIRGRSSKLSLSYRTTRQILRSALDVLGETSYDDLDGADETLAGYRSVLSGRVPAGHPFSDWAAEREGIATLIKQWDEDPESRIPHEQIAICVPTNQMATEVAYTLSLRGIRPVEIRSDGPNGSEGVHIGTMFRFKGLEYQRMIIAGVADGLVPRETVSRLRTTDPVRYRHEMQRARSLLFVAATRARDSMDVFWHGTPSPFLGPALTSSC
- a CDS encoding class I SAM-dependent RNA methyltransferase, encoding MTSPEQNEKQSLVGEEYEVEVGPVAHGGHCIARTEDGRVLFVRHTLPGEKVVAKVTEGDVDSRYLRADAITVLDASKDRVEAPCPYAGPGKCGGCDWQHAKPGAQRRLKGEVVAEQLKRLAGLTPEEAGWDGTVMPAEGDKLPAGQVPQWRTRVQFAIDDDGTVGLRRHRSHEIEAIDHCMIAAPGVSELGIEKQDWPQMATVEAIAATGSQDRQVVLTPRPGGRLPLVELDKPVSVLRVEEKDGGVHRVHGRPFVRERADGRTYRVGMGGFWQVHPQAADTLIKAVMQGLMPRKGEMALDLYCGVGIFAGALAERLGETGAVLGIESTKRAVEDARHNLADFPRVRIEQGKVEQILPKTGITECDLVVLDPPRAGAGKQTVRHITGLSARRIAYVACDPAALARDLGYFKENGYKVRTLRVFDLFPMTHHVECVAILEPLNKGA
- a CDS encoding APC family permease, whose translation is MSKLTDVPKRILIGRALRSDRLGETLLPKRIALPVFASDPLSSVAYAPGEVLLVLSIAGVSAYHYSPWIALAVVVLMFTVVASYRQNVHAYPSGGGDYEVANTNLGPRAGLTVASALLVDYVLTVAVSISSGVENLGSAVHFVIEHKVLSATVMILLLTLMNLRGVKESGKLFAIPTYVFVAAVFVMIGWGAWKGIVLGETLTAPTADLEIKPEQQGLAGFAMVFLLLRAFSSGCAALTGVEAISNGVPAFRKPKSKNAASTLAYMGGLAVTMFCGIIGLAMASDVRMAENPAEDLLANGVPVGPGYIQNPVISQVAEAVFGDGSFLFILLAAATALVLFLAANTAYNGFPLLGSILAQDRYLPRQLHTRGDRLAFSNGIVLLAGAAILLVWIYDADSTKLIQLYIVGVFVSFTLSQIGMVRHWNRHLKTERDAAARRRMHRSRAINAFGAFFTGMVLVIVLATKFTHGAWVALLGMLIFYGTMSAIRKHYDRVSAEIAAAEGPSDDSVRPSRVHSIVLVSKVHKPTLRALAFAKLTRSDTLEALSISVDPAETKALREEWDRRGINVPLKILDSPYREITRPVVEYVKGLRSENPRDAVSVYIPEYVVGRWYEHLLHNQSALRLKGRLLFTPGVMVTSVPYQLESSELAKRRAKKRQDWNAPGAVRRGPVDSPVRSSPPKEPTAKG